The Candidatus Binatia bacterium genome includes the window CGGTCACCGGCGCGGCTTCCGGCATCGGCCGCGCGACGGCGATCGAGCTCGGACGGGAGGGCGCGCGCGTCGCCTGCCTCGACGTCCAGGAGGATGCCGTGCGCGCCACCGCAGCGGAGATCGAGCGCGCGGGAGGCGACGCGCTCGCGCTGCGTCTCGACGTCGCCGACCCGGCGTCCGTCGCGAGCGCGATCGACGGCACGGTGCAGCGCTTCGGCGCGCTGCACGGGCTCGTCAACGCGGCGGGCGTCGGCGGCTTCGTCCGCTTCGAGGACATGACGCTCGCGGAGTGGAACCGCGTCATCGCGATCAACCTGACGGGCACGTTCCTGATGTGCCACGCCGCCCTGCCCCACCTGCTCGCCGCCGAGGGCGGCGGCGCGATCGTCAACCTGTCGTCGATCGCGGGGCTCAAGGGCCAGGCGTACTCCTGCGCCTACGGCGCATCGAAGGGCGGCGTCGCGCTGCTGACGCGCTCGCTCGCCAACGAGTTCGCGAAGCGCAAGCTGCGCGTGAACGCCGTCTGCCCGGGCGGCGTCGCCACGCCGATGCTCGCGGGCTTCGCGGTCTCCGGGCTCGACGACACGCTGATCGAGCGCATGCAGAACCCGGCGCACACGCTCGCGCAGCCCGAGGAGGTCGCGCACCTGATCGCGTTCCTGCTCTCGGACCGCGCGTCCTACATCACCGGCGCGACCTACCCGATCGACGGCGGCGCGATCGCGTAGCGAGGCGTTCAGCCGGTCTCCGCCGCGCCGTCGCCGGCGCACGACTCGACGTGGGCGGCGAGCTCGCTCAGCTTCCACGGCTCGCCCGGCGCGTACGTCACCACCAGCACCTCGCAGTTGCGCGCGACGCGCGGCCGCACCCAGCCGCCCTCGACGAACGCGCACAGCGCGAGCATCACGCCGCCGTGGCTCACGACCACGATGTCCTCGCCGGGGAAGCTCTCCGCGAGGCGGACCAGCACGGGTGCCGCGCGCTCGCGCACGTCGACCAGCGACTCGCCGCCCGCCGGACGCCACTCCCAGAAGCGCTCGACCGAGTACTCCGGGTGCTCGCGCATCGCGCTGTACGGCTGCCCCGCGAGCTCGCCGATCGCGCGCTCGCGCAGGTCGTGCTCGATCAGGATCTCGCCCGCGTGCCCGACCTCGCGCGCGATGATCTCGGCCGTGAGACGCGCGCGGCGGTACGAGCTCGCGACGATGCGGCTCGGGCGGAAGTGGCGTGCGATCAGCCGTCCGGTCTCGCACGCCTGCTCGATGCCGACCGGCGTCAAGCCAATGTCGGGATTCGGCGAGAAGCGTCGCGCCTGATTGCCCTCGCTCTCGCCGTGGCGCACGAGGATCAGCCGACCCGACGCCGCGTTCCGCGTCCACACCTCGAGCTCGACCTCCCGCTTCACGAAGTCCTCCCTGCCTGAGCCGGCGCGAACCGTGCGCGCAGCTCGTGCTTCTTCACCTTACCGGTCGCCGTGCGCGGCAACGCGTCGACCACCTCGAGCTGCTCGGGGATCTTCTGCGCCATGACGCCGCGCTCGCGCATGAACGCGCGCACCTCGTCGAGCGACGGCGGCTGCGCGCCGGCGCGCACCACGACGCAGGCGCACACGCGCTCGCCGCGCTCGTGGTCGGGCACGCCGATCACCGCCGTCTCGGCGATCGCCGGATGCTCGTGCAGCTCGTCCTCGATCGCCTTCGCGCTCAGGTTCTCGCCCTTGCGGATGATGACGTCCTTCTTGCGTCCGGTGATGCGCACGAAGCCGCGCTCGTCGACCACCGCGAGGTCGCCCGAGCGCAGAAAGCCGTCGCTCGTGAACGCCGCGCGCGTGAGCTCCGGGTCGAGGTAGCCGACGCAGAGCTGCGGCCCGAAGAGCTCGACCTCCCCTTCGCTGCCCGGCGGCAGCACGCGCCCGGCGTCGTCGACGACCCGCACCGTCACGCCCGGCGTCGGGCGTCCGTCGGTGCCGATCGCCGCGTCCTCGGGATCGTCGGGACGGCTCGCGGTCGCCATCGGGCACTCGGTCATGCCGTACGAGCGGTACACGAAGGCATCGAGGCGCTCGCCGAGCTCGCGCACGAGCTCGGGCGGCACGTCGGTCGCGCCGAGCGCGGCGACGCGCACGCTGCGCACGCGCTCGCGCGAGAAGCCCGGCGTCGCGAGCAGCGCCTGCAGGATCGGCGTCGGACCGCCGGCGCTGGTCACGCCCTCGCGCTCGATGAGCTCGAGCGCCAGCGCCGGATCGAACTGCTCGAGCAGCACGGCGCGCGTCCCGTGCAGCACCGGGCTCGAGCCGAAGGCGCAGATCCCGCCGATGTGGGTGAGCGGGAACCACACGATGCCGACCGCGTCGGGGTCGCTGCCGCCGCCCGCGAACTGGATCTCCTGGAACGCGCCGAGCGTCGACGGCGTGTGCAGGACGCCCTTCGGGTCCGACGTCGTGCCCGAGGTGTAGAACAGCGCGCGCACGTCGTGCGGTCCGGGCGGCGTCGGTGGCTCCGTGTCCTCGCCGTGCGCGGACAGAGCGTCGAACGAGCGCTGGCCGTCCGCCGGCTCGGCGCGCGCGACCAGCACGTGCTCGAGGTCCGGCGCATGGGCGGCAACCGCACGCGCGAGCTCGCGGTGGTCGTAGCCGCGCACCTCGCCCGGCACGACCAGCACCCGACTTTTCGCCTGACGCACGACGAAGCTCACCTCGCGCTCGCGGTAGATCGGCAGGATCGGATTCGAGACCGCGCCCAGCCGGTCGAGCGCGAAGGTCAGGACCACGCCCTCGATCCAGGTCGGGAGCTGCCAGGAGACGACGTCGCCCGCGCCGACGCCGAGCGCGCGCAGCCCGCGGGCGAGCCGCGACACGCGCCGGCCGAGGTCGCGCGCGTCGACCCGCTCCGCCCCTGCGACGTACAGCACCCGCTCGGGCGTCGCGCGCACCCGCCGCTCGAGCGCGGCCGTCAAGCTGCAGCGCGGCCACTCGCCGCGACGCTCGTGCAGCGCGATGCGCTCGGGGGAAAGGGCCGTCGGCGCCGGGCGATTCACGCAAGAAGGTGTCGCAAAATGGCCGCTTGGCGTGCAACTCGCGTTTGCCTTCGGCGTGCCACGCTCGTACGATTTCGCACCTTGCACGCCTCGCGTGGTGCGTTCGATGTCTTGCCGCACGTGTGACGGCTGTGCCGTCGAGTTGCTGCCCGATTCGCTGTTCTGCCATGCGTGCGGCAAGCCCCTGACCCGTCAGGAGACGCGCCTCGCGCACGGCGAGCGCAAGCCGATCACGGTGCTGTTCGTCGACGCGTTCGGCTCGATCGCGCTCGGCGACCGGCTCGACAACGAGACCTGGCACGACGTCGTCGAGCGCTTCTTCGCCATCGTGTCGGCGGCCGTCCGCCGCTACGGCGGCACCGTCGACCGCCTGACCGGCGGCGGCATCAAGGTGCTGTTCGGCGCGCCGACGGCGCTCGAGAGCCACGCGCGCCAGGCGTGTCACGCCGCTCTGCACATCGCGCGCGAGCTCGCCGACTTCGCGCAGGAGTTCCGCAAGAGCGCCGGGGTCGAGTTCTCCGTGCGCATGGGGCTCAACTCGGGTGAGGTGGTGTTCGGCCCCGTGGGCGGCGATTCCGACACCGTGTTCACCTCGCAGGGACACACCGCCGCGCTCGCGGCGCGCATGCAGCAGCTCGCGGGCCCCGGGCAGATATACTTGACGGCGCGCACGGCGAGCCTGGTCGCCGACTTCTTCGAGCTGCGCGACGTCGGCGCGCGCCCGGTGCGCAACGCGAGCGCTTCGGTGCGCATCTACGAGCTGATCCGCGCGCGCGAGCACCGCTCGCGGCTCGACGCCGCGCGCGAGCGCGGCCTGTCGCGCTTCGTCGGACGGGCGCGCGACATGGCGAAGCTCGAGGAGGCGCTGCGCTCCGCGCACGCGAGCGGTCCGCGCGTGATCGGCATCACCGGCGAGCCCGGCGTCGGCAAGAGCCGGCTCGGCGACGAGTTCGCGGAGCGGCAGCGCTCGCACGGTCTCTCCGTGCACCACACGCGCTGCGTCGAGCACGGCGCCTGGATCCCGTTCCACGCAGCGCTGCCGTTCATCCGCTCCGAGCTCGGCATCGCGACCGACGACGACCCGGAACTCGTCCGCGAGCGCGTCACGCGCCGCCTCCTCGCGCTCGATCCGACCCTCGAGGAAGCGCTGCCCGTCCTGCTCGCCGCGCTCGGCGTCGCGCCGCCCGAGCGACGCAACACGGGCTCGGCGGCGAACGATCTCGCGCGCATCTGCCGGACGCTGATCGAAGCGCACGACCCGCTCCGTCCTTCGGTGCTGCTGATCGACGACGCGCAGTGGATGGACGCCGCATCGGCCGCGGTCTTCGAGCACCTCGTCGAGGAGCCGCCGCGCCAGGCGGTGGTCGTGGTCGTCAGCTACCGGCGCGGCTTCCGCCGACGCTGGATGGACGATCCGTCGTTCAGCGAGATCGTGCTGCAGCCGCTCGACCGTCGCGCGACGCTCGAGCTCGTCCGCTCGCTCCTCGGCAGCGATGCCTCGCTCGGCGGGCTCGCGGACCGCATCGTCGACCGCGCCGGCGGCAACCCGTTCTTCGTCGAGGAGATGGTGCACGCGCTCGTCGAGTCGGAGGCGCTCGAGGGCGAGCGCGGCGCGTACCGCCCGCGCAAGCCGGTCTCGGACGTCCGCGTGCCCGACAGCCTGCAGGCGGTGCTCGCCGCGCGCATCGACCAGCTCTCGGACGTCGAGAAGACCGTGCTGCAAGCGGCGTCCGTGATCGGCCGCGAGCTCGACGCGGCGCTGCTCGCCGACGTCACCGGGCTCGACGCGAGCCGTGTCGCCGAGATCCTCGAGACGCTCGACGCGTCCGACTTCTTCGATGCGCCACCCGAGACGCCGTCCGCCGAGGCGGTCTACGGCTTCCGCCACCCGTTGCTGCGCGAGACCGCCTACCGCTCGCTGCTGCAGGAGCGGCGCGCCGAGCTGCACCGCCGCGTCGCGCGCGCGCTGCTGAGCCGCCACGGCGCCGCGCCCGAGACCTGCGCCGCGCAGCTCGCGCTGCACTACGAGGCCGCGGGCGAGCTGCGCGAAGCCGCCCTCTGGCACCGCAGCGCCGCGAGCCACACGGAGCCCTGGGATCCCGTGCAGAGCCTCGAGCACTGGCGGCGCGTCTTCGGCTGCACCGCGGGCGACGACGGCGACGAGGCGCGCCGCCACCGTCTCGCGGCGTGCGAGGCGATCGTGCGCCTCGGCGTGCACCAAGGCGTCACCGCGGAGCAGGCGCGCCCCTTCCTGCGCGAGGGACAGTCGCTCGCGATGAGCATGGGCGAGACC containing:
- a CDS encoding SDR family NAD(P)-dependent oxidoreductase — encoded protein: MDLNLAGRVIAVTGAASGIGRATAIELGREGARVACLDVQEDAVRATAAEIERAGGDALALRLDVADPASVASAIDGTVQRFGALHGLVNAAGVGGFVRFEDMTLAEWNRVIAINLTGTFLMCHAALPHLLAAEGGGAIVNLSSIAGLKGQAYSCAYGASKGGVALLTRSLANEFAKRKLRVNAVCPGGVATPMLAGFAVSGLDDTLIERMQNPAHTLAQPEEVAHLIAFLLSDRASYITGATYPIDGGAIA
- a CDS encoding histidine phosphatase family protein, producing the protein MKREVELEVWTRNAASGRLILVRHGESEGNQARRFSPNPDIGLTPVGIEQACETGRLIARHFRPSRIVASSYRRARLTAEIIAREVGHAGEILIEHDLRERAIGELAGQPYSAMREHPEYSVERFWEWRPAGGESLVDVRERAAPVLVRLAESFPGEDIVVVSHGGVMLALCAFVEGGWVRPRVARNCEVLVVTYAPGEPWKLSELAAHVESCAGDGAAETG
- a CDS encoding AMP-binding protein, with amino-acid sequence MNRPAPTALSPERIALHERRGEWPRCSLTAALERRVRATPERVLYVAGAERVDARDLGRRVSRLARGLRALGVGAGDVVSWQLPTWIEGVVLTFALDRLGAVSNPILPIYREREVSFVVRQAKSRVLVVPGEVRGYDHRELARAVAAHAPDLEHVLVARAEPADGQRSFDALSAHGEDTEPPTPPGPHDVRALFYTSGTTSDPKGVLHTPSTLGAFQEIQFAGGGSDPDAVGIVWFPLTHIGGICAFGSSPVLHGTRAVLLEQFDPALALELIEREGVTSAGGPTPILQALLATPGFSRERVRSVRVAALGATDVPPELVRELGERLDAFVYRSYGMTECPMATASRPDDPEDAAIGTDGRPTPGVTVRVVDDAGRVLPPGSEGEVELFGPQLCVGYLDPELTRAAFTSDGFLRSGDLAVVDERGFVRITGRKKDVIIRKGENLSAKAIEDELHEHPAIAETAVIGVPDHERGERVCACVVVRAGAQPPSLDEVRAFMRERGVMAQKIPEQLEVVDALPRTATGKVKKHELRARFAPAQAGRTS
- a CDS encoding AAA family ATPase → MLPDSLFCHACGKPLTRQETRLAHGERKPITVLFVDAFGSIALGDRLDNETWHDVVERFFAIVSAAVRRYGGTVDRLTGGGIKVLFGAPTALESHARQACHAALHIARELADFAQEFRKSAGVEFSVRMGLNSGEVVFGPVGGDSDTVFTSQGHTAALAARMQQLAGPGQIYLTARTASLVADFFELRDVGARPVRNASASVRIYELIRAREHRSRLDAARERGLSRFVGRARDMAKLEEALRSAHASGPRVIGITGEPGVGKSRLGDEFAERQRSHGLSVHHTRCVEHGAWIPFHAALPFIRSELGIATDDDPELVRERVTRRLLALDPTLEEALPVLLAALGVAPPERRNTGSAANDLARICRTLIEAHDPLRPSVLLIDDAQWMDAASAAVFEHLVEEPPRQAVVVVVSYRRGFRRRWMDDPSFSEIVLQPLDRRATLELVRSLLGSDASLGGLADRIVDRAGGNPFFVEEMVHALVESEALEGERGAYRPRKPVSDVRVPDSLQAVLAARIDQLSDVEKTVLQAASVIGRELDAALLADVTGLDASRVAEILETLDASDFFDAPPETPSAEAVYGFRHPLLRETAYRSLLQERRAELHRRVARALLSRHGAAPETCAAQLALHYEAAGELREAALWHRSAASHTEPWDPVQSLEHWRRVFGCTAGDDGDEARRHRLAACEAIVRLGVHQGVTAEQARPFLREGQSLAMSMGETRATALLLSAEATFLGATGDIAGSIEHNARALALATRSQDDELALLCGARLTLGYRMSGDLRAALTTAEATLAAHRDGCRAPTPGWMALHQLELARIGTLFDLGRLELAASELERVVATLRGQDAGMVLGWALSLASTAIRFTGMVEPHLVASVEEGYALARRLAVPSLLARAAASVSVTRLFQGRAAEAQAHAQEAGRILRGAPHAFYVDLNPPLLVAQAQLALGEHTAARAAAHEALAYAIEHGSRLGELDAELCLGRILVVMRDPADLDEVRRRLVRGLALVHRTRARSREPHLWLALAYHARHRGDETRARTYQRRALRQMRAMRALGHLRLAARLRVDEANTAHRDGAPASGR